In the Microtus pennsylvanicus isolate mMicPen1 chromosome 6, mMicPen1.hap1, whole genome shotgun sequence genome, one interval contains:
- the Ces4a gene encoding carboxylesterase 4A isoform X2, giving the protein MKWILGLSLVLCLVVPMALGALYTKEPLVVTRHGILQGKQTHVGNITVQVFLGVPFSKPPVGTRKFAPPEPPQPWTGIRDATTYPPSCLQETWGQVTSMYLNTRKQYEWLHFSEDCLYLNVYAPVLAPGDPLLPVMVWFPGGAFLVGSASTYEGSELAAREKVVLVFLQYRLGILGFFSTGDSQARGNWGLLDQIAALHWVQENIEAFGGDPDSVTLFGQSAGAMSISGLLMSPLAQGLFHRAISQSGTAILKVFIMSEPLKAAKKVAHVAGCDHNNTKIMVECLRALSGNEVMHVSKRMAFFHVNLKKDPNDMVWFLSPVVDGVVFPEDPVVLLTSRQVTPVPYLLGVNNVEFEWSLPFNITKEQIPLVMKEYLIDAAVKHDWKTVRNHLLDLIGDATFVYSTLQAARYHRDAGFPVYLYEFKHRAPSGIIVKLRHDGADHGDELSYIFGSPFSKGSSTSEEKEFSLQIMKYWANFARTGDPNDRTLPYWPRFDENEKYQQLDFDTSVGVKLKEKKMAFWRRLHQPRKT; this is encoded by the exons ATGAAGTGGATCCTGGGCTTGAGCCTCGTCCTGTGCCTGGTAGTCCCGATGGCCTTAG gtgCTTTGTACACCAAGGAGCCTCTCGTGGTCACCAGACACGGCATCCTACAAGGAAAGCAAACACATGTGGGAAACATAACCGTCCAAGTCTTCCTGGGAGTCCCCTTCTCCAAACCTCCCGTGGGCACTCGCAAGTTTGCTCCTCCAGAGCCCCCACAACCCTGGACCGGCATCAGAGACGCCACCACCTACCCACCTTC GTGCCTTCAGGAAACCTGGGGACAGGTAACCTCCATGTACTTGAACACGCGGAAACAGTATGAGTGGCTGCACTTCAGCGAGGACTGCCTCTACCTGAATGTTTATGCACCAGTGCTAGCGCCTGGGGACCCTCTGCTGCCG GTGATGGTTTGGTTTCCCGGAGGCGCCTTCCTCGTCGGCTCTGCTTCCACCTACGAAGGCTCGGAGTTAGCCGCCCGCGAGAAAGTGGTGCTGGTGTTTCTGCAGTACAGGCTGGGCATCCTAGGCTTCTTCAG CACGGGCGACAGCCAAGCCCGCGGAAACTGGGGGCTGCTGGACCAGATAGCGGCTCTGCACTGGGTTCAGGAGAACATCGAGGCCTTTGGTGGAGACCCGGACAGTGTAACACTATTCGGTCAGTCGGCGGGAGCTATGAGCATCTCGGGACTG CTGATGTCACCCCTTGCCCAAGGTCTATTCCATCGGGCCATTTCCCAGAGCGGTACTGCAATACTGAAAGTCTTCATCATGTCTGAGCCATTGAAGGCAGCCAAG AAGGTTGCTCATGTGGCTGGCTGCGACCACAACAACACAAAGATCATGGTAGAATGCCTGAGGGCTCTATCAGGGAATGAGGTGATGCATGTTTCCAAGAGGATG gCATTCTTTCATGTCAACCTCAAGAAAGATCCAAACGAT ATGGTATGGTTCCTGAGCCCTGTGGTGGATGGTGTGGTGTTCCCAGAGGACCCTGTGGTGCTCCTGACCAGCCGGCAGGTTACCCCTGTGCCCTACCTTCTAGGTGTCAACAATGTGGAGTTCGAGTGGAGCTTGCCTTTT AATATCACTAAGGAGCAGATCCCACTGGTGATGAAGGAGTACTTGATCGACGCTGCCGTTAAGCATGACTGGAAGACGGTCCGCAACCACTTGCTAGATCTAATTGGAGATGCCACCTTCGTGTACTCCACCCTTCAAGCCGCACGCTACCACCGGG ATGCTGGCTTTCCTGTCTATCTGTATGAGTTCAAGCACCGTGCTCCTTCAGGCATAATTGTCAAACTTCGCCACGATGGGGCAGACCATGGAGACGAGCTTTCCTATATCTTCGGAAGCCCTTTCTCCAAAG GCTCATCCACCAGTGAGGAAAAGGAATTTAGCCTCCAGATAATGAAATACTGGGCCAACTTTGCCCGCACTGG GGACCCCAATGACAGAACGCTGCCCTACTGGCCACGCTTTGACGAGAACGAAAAGTACCAGCAGTTGGACTTCGATACAAGTGTGGGTGTGAAgctcaaagagaaaaagatggcTTTCTGGAGAAGGCTGCACCAGCCTCGGAAAACTTAG
- the Ces4a gene encoding carboxylesterase 4A isoform X1, which produces MKWILGLSLVLCLVVPMALGALYTKEPLVVTRHGILQGKQTHVGNITVQVFLGVPFSKPPVGTRKFAPPEPPQPWTGIRDATTYPPSCLQETWGQVTSMYLNTRKQYEWLHFSEDCLYLNVYAPVLAPGDPLLPVMVWFPGGAFLVGSASTYEGSELAAREKVVLVFLQYRLGILGFFSTGDSQARGNWGLLDQIAALHWVQENIEAFGGDPDSVTLFGQSAGAMSISGLLMSPLAQGLFHRAISQSGTAILKVFIMSEPLKAAKKVAHVAGCDHNNTKIMVECLRALSGNEVMHVSKRMAFFHVNLKKDPNDMVWFLSPVVDGVVFPEDPVVLLTSRQVTPVPYLLGVNNVEFEWSLPFLLKLQLTQHAMNEKYLTKLLWSSSTLLNITKEQIPLVMKEYLIDAAVKHDWKTVRNHLLDLIGDATFVYSTLQAARYHRDAGFPVYLYEFKHRAPSGIIVKLRHDGADHGDELSYIFGSPFSKGSSTSEEKEFSLQIMKYWANFARTGDPNDRTLPYWPRFDENEKYQQLDFDTSVGVKLKEKKMAFWRRLHQPRKT; this is translated from the exons ATGAAGTGGATCCTGGGCTTGAGCCTCGTCCTGTGCCTGGTAGTCCCGATGGCCTTAG gtgCTTTGTACACCAAGGAGCCTCTCGTGGTCACCAGACACGGCATCCTACAAGGAAAGCAAACACATGTGGGAAACATAACCGTCCAAGTCTTCCTGGGAGTCCCCTTCTCCAAACCTCCCGTGGGCACTCGCAAGTTTGCTCCTCCAGAGCCCCCACAACCCTGGACCGGCATCAGAGACGCCACCACCTACCCACCTTC GTGCCTTCAGGAAACCTGGGGACAGGTAACCTCCATGTACTTGAACACGCGGAAACAGTATGAGTGGCTGCACTTCAGCGAGGACTGCCTCTACCTGAATGTTTATGCACCAGTGCTAGCGCCTGGGGACCCTCTGCTGCCG GTGATGGTTTGGTTTCCCGGAGGCGCCTTCCTCGTCGGCTCTGCTTCCACCTACGAAGGCTCGGAGTTAGCCGCCCGCGAGAAAGTGGTGCTGGTGTTTCTGCAGTACAGGCTGGGCATCCTAGGCTTCTTCAG CACGGGCGACAGCCAAGCCCGCGGAAACTGGGGGCTGCTGGACCAGATAGCGGCTCTGCACTGGGTTCAGGAGAACATCGAGGCCTTTGGTGGAGACCCGGACAGTGTAACACTATTCGGTCAGTCGGCGGGAGCTATGAGCATCTCGGGACTG CTGATGTCACCCCTTGCCCAAGGTCTATTCCATCGGGCCATTTCCCAGAGCGGTACTGCAATACTGAAAGTCTTCATCATGTCTGAGCCATTGAAGGCAGCCAAG AAGGTTGCTCATGTGGCTGGCTGCGACCACAACAACACAAAGATCATGGTAGAATGCCTGAGGGCTCTATCAGGGAATGAGGTGATGCATGTTTCCAAGAGGATG gCATTCTTTCATGTCAACCTCAAGAAAGATCCAAACGAT ATGGTATGGTTCCTGAGCCCTGTGGTGGATGGTGTGGTGTTCCCAGAGGACCCTGTGGTGCTCCTGACCAGCCGGCAGGTTACCCCTGTGCCCTACCTTCTAGGTGTCAACAATGTGGAGTTCGAGTGGAGCTTGCCTTTT CTCTTGAAGCTCCAGCTGACTCAGCATGCAATGAACGAAAAATACCTCACCAAACTGCTTTGGAGTTCCAGCACCCTGCTG AATATCACTAAGGAGCAGATCCCACTGGTGATGAAGGAGTACTTGATCGACGCTGCCGTTAAGCATGACTGGAAGACGGTCCGCAACCACTTGCTAGATCTAATTGGAGATGCCACCTTCGTGTACTCCACCCTTCAAGCCGCACGCTACCACCGGG ATGCTGGCTTTCCTGTCTATCTGTATGAGTTCAAGCACCGTGCTCCTTCAGGCATAATTGTCAAACTTCGCCACGATGGGGCAGACCATGGAGACGAGCTTTCCTATATCTTCGGAAGCCCTTTCTCCAAAG GCTCATCCACCAGTGAGGAAAAGGAATTTAGCCTCCAGATAATGAAATACTGGGCCAACTTTGCCCGCACTGG GGACCCCAATGACAGAACGCTGCCCTACTGGCCACGCTTTGACGAGAACGAAAAGTACCAGCAGTTGGACTTCGATACAAGTGTGGGTGTGAAgctcaaagagaaaaagatggcTTTCTGGAGAAGGCTGCACCAGCCTCGGAAAACTTAG
- the Ces4a gene encoding carboxylesterase 4A isoform X3 has translation MKWILGLSLVLCLVVPMALGALYTKEPLVVTRHGILQGKQTHVGNITVQVFLGVPFSKPPVGTRKFAPPEPPQPWTGIRDATTYPPSCLQETWGQVTSMYLNTRKQYEWLHFSEDCLYLNVYAPVLAPGDPLLPVMVWFPGGAFLVGSASTYEGSELAAREKVVLVFLQYRLGILGFFSTGDSQARGNWGLLDQIAALHWVQENIEAFGGDPDSVTLFGQSAGAMSISGLLMSPLAQGLFHRAISQSGTAILKVFIMSEPLKAAKKVAHVAGCDHNNTKIMVECLRALSGNEVMHVSKRMAFFHVNLKKDPNDMVWFLSPVVDGVVFPEDPVVLLTSRQVTPVPYLLGVNNVEFEWSLPFLLKLQLTQHAMNEKYLTKLLWSSSTLLNITKEQIPLVMKEYLIDAAVKHDWKTVRNHLLDLIGDATFVYSTLQAARYHRGTPMTERCPTGHALTRTKSTSSWTSIQVWV, from the exons ATGAAGTGGATCCTGGGCTTGAGCCTCGTCCTGTGCCTGGTAGTCCCGATGGCCTTAG gtgCTTTGTACACCAAGGAGCCTCTCGTGGTCACCAGACACGGCATCCTACAAGGAAAGCAAACACATGTGGGAAACATAACCGTCCAAGTCTTCCTGGGAGTCCCCTTCTCCAAACCTCCCGTGGGCACTCGCAAGTTTGCTCCTCCAGAGCCCCCACAACCCTGGACCGGCATCAGAGACGCCACCACCTACCCACCTTC GTGCCTTCAGGAAACCTGGGGACAGGTAACCTCCATGTACTTGAACACGCGGAAACAGTATGAGTGGCTGCACTTCAGCGAGGACTGCCTCTACCTGAATGTTTATGCACCAGTGCTAGCGCCTGGGGACCCTCTGCTGCCG GTGATGGTTTGGTTTCCCGGAGGCGCCTTCCTCGTCGGCTCTGCTTCCACCTACGAAGGCTCGGAGTTAGCCGCCCGCGAGAAAGTGGTGCTGGTGTTTCTGCAGTACAGGCTGGGCATCCTAGGCTTCTTCAG CACGGGCGACAGCCAAGCCCGCGGAAACTGGGGGCTGCTGGACCAGATAGCGGCTCTGCACTGGGTTCAGGAGAACATCGAGGCCTTTGGTGGAGACCCGGACAGTGTAACACTATTCGGTCAGTCGGCGGGAGCTATGAGCATCTCGGGACTG CTGATGTCACCCCTTGCCCAAGGTCTATTCCATCGGGCCATTTCCCAGAGCGGTACTGCAATACTGAAAGTCTTCATCATGTCTGAGCCATTGAAGGCAGCCAAG AAGGTTGCTCATGTGGCTGGCTGCGACCACAACAACACAAAGATCATGGTAGAATGCCTGAGGGCTCTATCAGGGAATGAGGTGATGCATGTTTCCAAGAGGATG gCATTCTTTCATGTCAACCTCAAGAAAGATCCAAACGAT ATGGTATGGTTCCTGAGCCCTGTGGTGGATGGTGTGGTGTTCCCAGAGGACCCTGTGGTGCTCCTGACCAGCCGGCAGGTTACCCCTGTGCCCTACCTTCTAGGTGTCAACAATGTGGAGTTCGAGTGGAGCTTGCCTTTT CTCTTGAAGCTCCAGCTGACTCAGCATGCAATGAACGAAAAATACCTCACCAAACTGCTTTGGAGTTCCAGCACCCTGCTG AATATCACTAAGGAGCAGATCCCACTGGTGATGAAGGAGTACTTGATCGACGCTGCCGTTAAGCATGACTGGAAGACGGTCCGCAACCACTTGCTAGATCTAATTGGAGATGCCACCTTCGTGTACTCCACCCTTCAAGCCGCACGCTACCACCGGG GGACCCCAATGACAGAACGCTGCCCTACTGGCCACGCTTTGACGAGAACGAAAAGTACCAGCAGTTGGACTTCGATACAAGTGTGGGTGTGA